CCTCAAGGGCTCGCCCGTGGTCTGCCTCGATCCGCGGCCGCCGTTCCTGGAGCCGCACGAGGACCTGGTGCGGCTCACCGGGCCGCTGGGCGACGAAATGGCCGTACTGACAGAGGAGTTGATGGCCAGGAACGCAGCGGACGAGACACCGGCAGCCGGACCGGGAGCCGGACCGGGAGCTGTCGGGCGTGAACTTCCAGTCCCCGCAGCCGGGTTGACTCCACCGCCTCCCGACCTCTCACCCTCGGGCCCGCTGGACATGCGTACCGCCGCGACCGTCGTCGGCGCCGCGCTGCCCGAAGGGGCCACCGTGGTGAGCGATGCGGGCAACACCGGCGCCACCGTCATCCATCACGTCGGCGTGCCCGTCGACGGCCGGTTCATCGTCGCCATGGGCATGGGCGGCATGGGCCACAGCTTCGGGGCCGGCATCGGCGCCGCCTTCGCGACCGGCAGACGCACCTGCGTGTTCGCCGGTGACGGGGCCTTCTTCATGCACGGCATGGAGGTGCACACCGCGGTCGAGCACCGGCTTCCCGTCACGTTCGTGATCTTCAACAACAACTCGCACGGCATGTGCCACACCCGTGAGCAGCTCTTCTTCTCCGGTGACTACACCTACAACCTCTTCCGCCCGGCGCGGATCGGCGAAGGCGCCGCCGCGATGTTCCCCGGCCTCGACGCGGTGACCGCCACGACCCCGGACGAGCTGCGCACCGCGCTCGCCCGGGCCGAGGCCACCCGGTCTCCCTCGCTGATCTGCGTCGACGTCGACCCCACCGAAATGCCTCCGTTCCGCCCCTTCCAGCAGCACGCCATGGCCGTCGGCAAGAGCCGGCCCATCAACCAAGGAGTCGTACCAGGATGACCACCGCCCTCACGCACACGGACACCACCGCCGGATACGTCGCGCCGGAGCCGATCCCCGCCGACCTCAAGGACGTCCCCGGGCTGCTCCGCTGGGAGACCACGCCGCGCGAGGAAGCCCTCGCGCAGGCCGCGCAGATGACCAAGGAGTCGTTCACGTACGACGAGGTGTACGGCAAGTTCGTCACCGTCCACCAGTACATCGACGCGCCGCCGCAGGACGTCTACGACTACCTCACCAACGAGCGCAACCTCAACGAGTACACCTACAGCACCCGTGACTTCGCGCCCACCGACACCCCCGGCCTCTACCAGGGCCGCGACACCCTCCTCGACGACGAGACCAAGATCTTCCTGCGGATCGACGGCGACCCGCGCGCCCTCACCGTCGACATGAAGTGCGCCTGGGACCAGGGCGAGGAGCTGTGGATGGTCTACATCCACCGGATCATCGACGCGCAGACCGTCCTGAACAAGCCCGGCTCCGTGGTCATCTGGACCAACTGCCGCCACCCGTACTACGACAAGAACCCGCACCCCGAGCTGGCGTCGAGCCCCGAGCGCCCGTGGGTCGGCGACATGTGGAACCTCTTCTACGCCGGTCACCAGATAGAGATCGACAACATGAAGAAGATCCTGGAGCTGCGCAACGGCAGCACCGGCGCATGAGAGCCGTCAGTCTGCTCGAACTCGCCTCCTACCTGCCCGGGGAACCGGTCGGCACGGAGTACTTCCTCCAGCATCAGGAAGCTTCCGGCGAGTTGGCCGGGCACACGATGTTCAAGGCGCCGCGCACCCGGCACCAGGTGTCCAGGGACGAGACGCCCGCGGACATGATGGAGAAGGCCGGTCTCGTCCTGCGGGAGCGGATCGGGGACGACGCCCTGCGCGCCGTCGACGTGGTGATCACCAACTCGCTGCTTCCCGAGGTGCCGTTCACCGGGCCGGGGGCGGAAGTCGCCCACCGGCTCGGCGTCAAGGCCGACTGGGTGCTCGACGCCCACAACGGCGGCTGCGCGTCCTTCGTGCATCTGCTGCGGCTTGCCCGTGCGCTGATCGGCTCGGGCCAGGCCAGGTCGGCGCTGCTCTTCAACGTGCAGAACAGCGCGGGCCCGGTGATGACCCAGCCCGACGTGCGCGGGCTCCCCGAGGCCGTCATCCCCGGTGACGGCTGCGGCGCCGCCTATGTGGCGGCGTCCGACGAGTCGCCGATCCTCGGCATCGAGGTC
This Streptomyces sp. NBC_01283 DNA region includes the following protein-coding sequences:
- a CDS encoding SRPBCC family protein codes for the protein MTTALTHTDTTAGYVAPEPIPADLKDVPGLLRWETTPREEALAQAAQMTKESFTYDEVYGKFVTVHQYIDAPPQDVYDYLTNERNLNEYTYSTRDFAPTDTPGLYQGRDTLLDDETKIFLRIDGDPRALTVDMKCAWDQGEELWMVYIHRIIDAQTVLNKPGSVVIWTNCRHPYYDKNPHPELASSPERPWVGDMWNLFYAGHQIEIDNMKKILELRNGSTGA
- a CDS encoding 3-oxoacyl-ACP synthase III family protein; protein product: MRAVSLLELASYLPGEPVGTEYFLQHQEASGELAGHTMFKAPRTRHQVSRDETPADMMEKAGLVLRERIGDDALRAVDVVITNSLLPEVPFTGPGAEVAHRLGVKADWVLDAHNGGCASFVHLLRLARALIGSGQARSALLFNVQNSAGPVMTQPDVRGLPEAVIPGDGCGAAYVAASDESPILGIEVANHGEYTRDCGLALHDGRKYWEAGTSQMHVGFTPDKVSDIVERGNRLVPEVVGRVCESLDLKTDDLDLLITNQPNRMFLKQWQERLSIGPDRHLDTFDRFGNLFGAAVPITLDHGIREGRVKDGSLLMLAGFAHAGDFAGAAAVHWRAGGTRG